GCTTATGGCATGCGTTCGATTCCGGGTGTACTGGAACTGGTTGATTATATGGAAAAGTATTCACCGGATGCTTGGATGCTGAATTATTCCAATCCGGCAGCGATTGTCGCAGAGGCGACACGCAAATTAAGACCGAACTCCAAGATTTTAAATATTTGTGATATGCCGATTGGAATTGAAGAATTGATTGCTAAAAGCTTAGGTTTAACTTCTCGTAAAGAAATGGAAGTAAATTATTATGGCTTAAATCACTTCGGTTGGTGGACAGATATTCGGGATAAAAAAGGAAACAGCTTGATGCCGCAAGTAACAGAACATGTCAGCAAATATGGATATACCATGGGCGGACAGGATATTCCGGGAGAAGAAGCAAGCTGGAACAGCACATTTAAAAAAGCGAAAGATGTCCAAGCATTGGATGCGGATACGGTGCCTAACACGTATTTGAAATATTATTTCTATCCGGATGCAGAAGTAGCACATTCTGATAAAAACCATACCCGTGCTAATGAAGTGATGGAAGGCCGCGAGAAGTTTGTATTCGGTGAATGTCAGGCAATTATTGATCAAGGAACAGCAAAAGATACCAAGCTGGAAACAGACGATCATGCTTCTTATATTGTTGATTTGGCAAAAGCAATTGCCTTTAATACAAAGGAACGCATGCTGATGATTGTAGAAAATAATGGAGCTATCGTAAACTTTGACCCGACAGCGATGGTGGAAGTACCATGTCTCGTTGGCAGCAATGGACCTGAAAAAACAGTTGTCGGTGAAATTCCGAGATTCCAAAAAAGCTTGATGGAACAGCAGGTAGGTGTGGAAAAATTAGTGGTAGAAGCGTTTGAAGAGGGTTCTTATCAGAAATTATGGCAGGCGATTACTTTATCTAAAACCGTTCCGAGTGCCCAAGTAGCGAAGGATATTTTAGATGATTTGATTGAAGCGAATCGGGCGTTCTGGCCGGAGTTGAAATAGGTTAGATAAAACAAGCAATGTGAGTGGAGACGCTTATGTTGCTTGTTTTATCTGTTGTATGACCAATCTGCTTATTTTTTCCTAGAAAACCTGTATAGTTATGGTAAAATAAAAGGTATTATCAGATAAGGTGGAATATTCCGTTCGAATACTATTAAAACAGGACATAAGGAGAGAGGTAATGCAGAAAAAATTTATTATTACAGGGATGGCTATACTACTTATTTTAGGGCTGGTAGGATGCGGCAGCAATAGCAATCATAATAGTAAGGAAACACAAGAAGTCGCAGCAGGTCATTCACAAGAAATGAAT
The nucleotide sequence above comes from Oceanobacillus timonensis. Encoded proteins:
- a CDS encoding 6-phospho-alpha-glucosidase, yielding MKKFNITIAGGGSTFTPGIILMLMDYLDEFLIDTIKLYDNDGDRQQTIADACEILLKERAPEVNLLASTNPEEAFTNVDFVMAHIRVGKYAMREQDEKIPLNHGVVGQETCGPGGIAYGMRSIPGVLELVDYMEKYSPDAWMLNYSNPAAIVAEATRKLRPNSKILNICDMPIGIEELIAKSLGLTSRKEMEVNYYGLNHFGWWTDIRDKKGNSLMPQVTEHVSKYGYTMGGQDIPGEEASWNSTFKKAKDVQALDADTVPNTYLKYYFYPDAEVAHSDKNHTRANEVMEGREKFVFGECQAIIDQGTAKDTKLETDDHASYIVDLAKAIAFNTKERMLMIVENNGAIVNFDPTAMVEVPCLVGSNGPEKTVVGEIPRFQKSLMEQQVGVEKLVVEAFEEGSYQKLWQAITLSKTVPSAQVAKDILDDLIEANRAFWPELK